The nucleotide sequence GTCCATCCAACCGGGCGTGAGCGTCACGGCGAAACGGGCTTTGGCCAGCCCCACCTCCTCGCATCCGGCTTCCACTTCGCGGGCCAGCCGATCCGCGAACCTGCGGCGCTCCTTCAAGAACTTTTCGGCGCGGACCGCAAAGGCTTCCCAATCGGCCTCAAATCTCTTGGCCAGCGCGCCCCGGTCCGTTTCCTTCCTGGAAAGCTCCTCGATCTCCCTCGCCCCCTCCTCGGCCAGCCGCAACACGCTGTCCAGATCCGGCCCGTACTTCTTCTTGAGTCGATCGAGCTGATAGAGGCGCTCCTCCACGGATTCGAGCCGCTTCGGATCGAATTCCATACTGCCCAGGTAGGAGGAGATGTCGCGTGCGGCGTCCTGGATCAGGGATTTCGCCGAGGCCAGCCCCTCGGCCATGGGAGTAAGACGCGGATCGATTTCACCGAGGGTCCGAATGGATTCCGCGTGTCGTCCGACCTGCTCCACCACGGATCCATCGGTCGAGTAGAGAGCGCGGTCCGCCTCCCCGAGGGCTTGGGCGATTTTTTCGGCGTGGGCGAGGATGTTCCGCTCGGACTCCAATTCGTGATCTTCATTCGGCCGGATGCGGGCCCCTTCGATCTCGTGGACCTGGAAGGAAAGAAGATCAATGCGTTCCCTGCGGGCTTTTTCCAGGCGGTCAAAATCGCGAAGTTCTTCATACAATCGGGCCACGGTCCTGCGTTCCTCTTCAAGTTTCTCGGCGGCTTCCTCCAGTCCTCCGAACTCATCGAGGTACGCCATCTGTTTTGCCGTGAGAACGAGGTCCATGTACTCGTGCTGGCCGTAGATTCCCACGAGCCGGCGGCCGAGATCCTCAAGCTGGCCGAGGGTGGCGCCGTCTTCATTGAACGTGACTTTGCCCCGGCCTTCGCGGGTGATCTTCCGTCGGATCGTGAGTGCGGTCCCGTTCGAAGAAGCGGGCGCTGCCTGCGCAATCCCGCGCGTGTCGAATTGCGCCTCGAGGACGGCTTCCTCCCGCTCGGCACGGATCAGGTCGGCATGGGCCCTCGCGCCCAGGAGGAGATCGAGCGCGCCGATGATGATGCTCTTTCCGGCGCCGGTTTCGCCGGTGATCACGTTGAACCCTTCGCCGAGGTTGAGCTGGACCTCGTCGATGATCGCGAAATCCTTGATGCGCAGTTGCCGGAGCATGGCGGGCTGCGACTACGACCCCAGGTCGGGACAGCTCCACCTGTCCGCCGCCCCTGGTCTGGGGCGTGAAATGTCCGCAGGCATAAAGCCTGCGCCTACCCAGGGTGCGGGTTCTTGGTAGCCGCGGGCTTCAGACCGCGTCCCCGGATTCGTGTCTCTAACTACCGACCGCCCCACTTGAGTTTCGTGCGGAGAATCTCGAAGGGATCGGGGGCGGCGTGGTTGAGTTTGATGACGTTCAAATCCTGCGAGGCCCGGTGAACTTCGAGTACGTCCTGGCTCACCAGGGGGCAGCCGACCTGGCCGTCGAGCGTGAGCTGCGTGTCGGAGGGGTCTTTGGCGTTCAATACGATTCGCACCCGGGAGGTGGCCGGGAGGACGAGTGGGCGGTTGGTGAGCGTATGAGGACAGATCGGTGTGAGCACGAGGCAGTCCAGCGTGGGGGAAACGATCGGCCCGCCCGCGGCCAGGGAGTAGGCCGTCGATCCGGTCGGGGTGGACACGATCAAGCCGTCCGCCCGGAACACCGTCACCGGCTTCCCGTCCACTTCGGTCGACATTTCGATCATCCGCGCGATCGCGCTCTTGGTGATGACGGCATCGTTCAGGGCGGACTCGGAGAGCAGTGTCCGCCCGTCGCGAAGGAGCGTCGCTTCAAGCCGCATGCGATGCGCGATCTTGTAGTCACCCGCGATCAACTGCTCCATCGCCTGCGTGGCGCCGTCGAGCGGAACTTCCGTGAGATATCCCAGACTGCCGAGATTGACGCCCAAAACCGGAACGCCCGTGTCGCTTACGAGCCGTGCTCCCCACAGGAACGTTCCGTCGCCGCCCAAGACGAGCAGCGCGTCGGTGTCCCGATGGACCAGTTGCCGTTCGGGAATGCCTTCCTTGCCGATCAGAGCGGCGGCGCCCGCTTCGAGTGAAAAGCGGACCTTCCTGTCAGTCAACCATTCTGAAAGATGACGAACCACCCGGGCCGCATCCTTGTGCTCCCGTTTCGCCAGAACGGCAACATTCGAAACTTTTTTCACGTTGAACCGGAGGCGAAATTAGCACATCGATGGGGTGGAGTCCACGCGCGGCCCGCCCGCCCGAGCATTCCCGCCGAAAAACCCCAAAGATTACTTTAGGTTACGCATACCATATCTTGTAGCGCAATGCGGCCTACCACTCCATATAGTGATTTTTGCTTTACAAACCGAACCTCGTTTGTTAGGCTACCGCGAATGCGAATTCGCAAGCTGACCCTTCTGGGTTTCAAGTCCTTCCCGGAGAAAACGGAGTTCGTCTTTCCCGAGGGATTGACGTGCATCGTCGGTCCAAACGGCTGCGGCAAGACGAACATCGTGGACGCCATCCGTTTCTGTCTCGGCGAGCAAAGCGCCAAGAAACTCCGCGGAAAATCGGTGGTGGACATGGTGTTTGGGGGCACCTCGGGCAAGGCGGCGATGAATTTCGCCGACGTCTCCATGACCTTCGACGTTCAGAAGGGAGAACTTCCCGAGCCGTATCATGAAATCGAGGAGTTCGAAGTCCGCCGCGTGCTCTACCGATCGGGCGAAAGCGAATACTACATCAACCGCACCCCCAGCCTGTTGAAGGATATCTACGACCTTTTCTACGGCACGGGTCTTTCGCCGTACTCCTACGGCATCATGGATCAATCGGATGTGACCCGGCTCATCACCATGCACGTGGAGGAGCGGCGCCTCCTTCTGGAAGAGGCCGCCGGCATCACGAAGTTCCGTCGGAAACGGCAGGAAGCCGAGCGAAAGATGGAACGCACGAGGGTGAATCTCCAGCGCGTCGAGGACGTCCTTGCCGAGGTGGAGCGCCAGAAGCGGAGCCTCGAACGACAGGCG is from Nitrospirota bacterium and encodes:
- the recN gene encoding DNA repair protein RecN encodes the protein MLRQLRIKDFAIIDEVQLNLGEGFNVITGETGAGKSIIIGALDLLLGARAHADLIRAEREEAVLEAQFDTRGIAQAAPASSNGTALTIRRKITREGRGKVTFNEDGATLGQLEDLGRRLVGIYGQHEYMDLVLTAKQMAYLDEFGGLEEAAEKLEEERRTVARLYEELRDFDRLEKARRERIDLLSFQVHEIEGARIRPNEDHELESERNILAHAEKIAQALGEADRALYSTDGSVVEQVGRHAESIRTLGEIDPRLTPMAEGLASAKSLIQDAARDISSYLGSMEFDPKRLESVEERLYQLDRLKKKYGPDLDSVLRLAEEGAREIEELSRKETDRGALAKRFEADWEAFAVRAEKFLKERRRFADRLAREVEAGCEEVGLAKARFAVTLTPGWMDQDGKPAKVDDAGKWLVSATPTMTIGYDFSANPGEPLRDLSRIASGGERSRIMLVLKNILSKKKEGATLIFDEVDAGIGGAVAEAVGRKLRELSRRHQILCITHLPQIACFGDAHFLVRKRRAGSRTVTEIVELGREERLEELARMLGGEKISDKARAYAAELLRIAPR
- a CDS encoding NAD(+)/NADH kinase: MKKVSNVAVLAKREHKDAARVVRHLSEWLTDRKVRFSLEAGAAALIGKEGIPERQLVHRDTDALLVLGGDGTFLWGARLVSDTGVPVLGVNLGSLGYLTEVPLDGATQAMEQLIAGDYKIAHRMRLEATLLRDGRTLLSESALNDAVITKSAIARMIEMSTEVDGKPVTVFRADGLIVSTPTGSTAYSLAAGGPIVSPTLDCLVLTPICPHTLTNRPLVLPATSRVRIVLNAKDPSDTQLTLDGQVGCPLVSQDVLEVHRASQDLNVIKLNHAAPDPFEILRTKLKWGGR